Genomic window (Euryarchaeota archaeon):
TGTCGCCGCGATACCCGTGATAGCGGCGAGTCGCAAGGTCGCCGACGACATGTTCGCGCGGGACAATCTCGACGCCCTCATCGGGCCGAACGCACCTTACACGGGACTCGGTGCGGCCGCGGGATATCCGACGATCGTCGTTCCTGCGGGCTACAACGGCACGAGGCCGCAGGGTTTGAGCTTCTTCGGCCCTGCCTGGAGCGAGGCGCGGCTTCTAGGCTACGCCTACGCGTACGAGCAGGGAACGATGAGGCGCGAGCCTCCGACAACGGTCAACACGACGCTACTCGTGGGCGTCTGCCCCGCCTTGGCTCCTGAGAGTCCGAGCCTTGGAGCCTCCATGATCGAATCCGGTTCCAATACGGCGATCACGCTTGGCGAACGCGAAGAGAGGCCACTTGAGCGCGCGCCGTTTTCTATCGCGTCCAAGCCGCTAGCACGCCCGGCAGCTCCTTGATGTCGAGTATACGAGCATCGGGTTCCACCTCCAGCTTCGGCGGCGTCTTCCAGGTGCGATAACCGTACTCCGCGAGCACGGTCTTCAATCCCGCCTTCTTCGCGGGCGTCACGTCTCGCGGTGGATTGTCGCCCACCATCGCGACCTCACCGGGCTTCACGCCGAACTTTTCCGCAAGATGCAGGAACGGTTTCTCATCGGCCTTACCGGTTGGAAATTCCGTCATCGTGATGACGGTGTCGAAATAATCGGCAAGGCCCATAGAGTAGAGTCGCTGGCGGGCTTTGAGGCCCGGGGCATCTGTGATGATCGCGAGGCGGAGGCCTTTCTTGATGAGTTCAAGGAGCGTCTTTCCGGTCCCGGGATATGGCGCGACGAGGGCCCGCTTGGTCCGAAGATAACCCTCGATCCCGGCTGCAAGGATACGTTCGTCGACGCGCCCCATCGCGCGCTGAAGGAATTCGTTGAAGGCCGTATCAGAGTCGATGCCCACCTCGTAATAGGTGTCGATGAGCTTCTGTTCTGCCTCCTCGACCGCCATGGGAAGCCCCGCATCGACCATCGCACGCGCGGCCTCCTCGGACGAGACGCGCTTGAAGCGGACGAAATCGATGAGGGTCGCGTCGAGGTCGAAGGCGACGGCCGCGAGGGTCATGGGGGCGGATGGCCGATGGTCGTGATAAGAATCACGGAAAGACCACCAAAGTGCGCCAGCACCTCCGGTTGCGGTTTTCCCCAGAATCCCGATTCCTAACTTCGGGGCTACTCGAAGGCGCAACTCTCGGTCCCCAAGGGGCCATCCGCACAATAGCGTCCCCAATGCCAGACCTCGACATAATGTGCCTCCGATGGCGAGGAGAGGTA
Coding sequences:
- a CDS encoding HAD-IA family hydrolase codes for the protein MTLAAVAFDLDATLIDFVRFKRVSSEEAARAMVDAGLPMAVEEAEQKLIDTYYEVGIDSDTAFNEFLQRAMGRVDERILAAGIEGYLRTKRALVAPYPGTGKTLLELIKKGLRLAIITDAPGLKARQRLYSMGLADYFDTVITMTEFPTGKADEKPFLHLAEKFGVKPGEVAMVGDNPPRDVTPAKKAGLKTVLAEYGYRTWKTPPKLEVEPDARILDIKELPGVLAAWTR